In Kitasatospora gansuensis, a genomic segment contains:
- a CDS encoding helix-turn-helix domain-containing protein, whose translation MSAAEESPLDWAGLGRAIRLDRAARGMNQQALAAAAGLDRKTISNYENGRIPAPGRIPDGYHAVSRVLSWPPGRVDELLGLPSPLTGHGAGRSSGPSIPSTPIELYPSVMAFARACSREGADPALRDQFEEAAERLLLSLPAGRQSSASRADYGLAAYRPHGWSEGDPSVPADDAERIQQALQEHRDRRK comes from the coding sequence ATGAGCGCAGCCGAGGAGTCGCCCCTCGACTGGGCGGGGCTGGGGCGCGCGATCAGGCTCGATCGCGCTGCCAGGGGTATGAACCAGCAGGCCCTGGCTGCTGCGGCGGGGCTTGATCGCAAGACGATCAGCAACTACGAAAACGGCCGCATCCCAGCTCCGGGAAGAATCCCGGACGGCTACCACGCAGTCAGCAGAGTGCTGAGCTGGCCTCCTGGCCGAGTGGATGAGCTCCTTGGCCTGCCGTCACCGCTGACCGGGCATGGTGCTGGGCGGAGCAGCGGGCCAAGCATCCCGAGCACGCCAATCGAGCTCTATCCGTCTGTGATGGCCTTCGCGCGTGCATGCAGCCGAGAAGGTGCTGATCCTGCACTGCGCGACCAGTTCGAGGAGGCCGCCGAGCGCCTGCTGCTCTCCCTGCCAGCAGGTCGCCAGTCGTCAGCTTCACGCGCGGACTACGGACTGGCGGCATACCGGCCACACGGCTGGAGCGAGGGTGATCCCTCGGTGCCGGCCGACGACGCGGAGCGAATCCAGCAGGCGCTGCAGGAGCATCGCGACCGGCGGAAGTAG
- the glgX gene encoding glycogen debranching protein GlgX, producing MTAWQRQEQPEHGAIDPAVPWPGNWQPLGARYRTDHSGGHGTNFALWAPDAEAVELCLFTEDGTESRHPLTERTFQTWHGYLPGVRPGARYGYRVHGRWDPWTGARWNPAKLLLDPYARAVDGSYTAHDATCAAVRNWPEQEVADTVRDNRDSAAYVPKAVVVHDDDDWYDDQRPKTPWAETVLYELHVRGFTMRHPGVPAELRGTYAGLAHPAAIEHLVNLGVTAVELLPVHQYADEDHLQQRGLTNHWGYNTLAFFAPHAGYSASGSRGQQVGEFKRMVRALHAAGIEVILDVVYNHTAESGIMGPSLSLRGIDNAGYYRLDRSRRGYADYTGCGNTLDTRQPHTIKLVTDSLRYWVAEMGVDGFRFDLAAALARGSDGIEMHHPFLAAVSQDPVLSRVKLIAEPWDVGPGGYQVGGFPPLWAEWNDKYRDTVRDFWRGARPDVRELGYRLSGSSDLYQRGGRRPYASVNFVTAHDGFTLRDLVSYNAKHNEANGEQNRDGTDDNRSWNCGVEGETDDRTVTELRQRQLRNLMATLLLSTGVPMLTAGDELGRTQRGNNNAYCQDNETSWLDWSLLEDPEWRRLCELTGRLIRLRRAHPVLRQRAFFSGRAAVPGGQSDLAWFTARGREMTEADWFAPTAVLGMLLSGRAMSERDQHGCPLTDDSFLVLLNAGHQPVGFTLPGEPWAKRYETLVDTARARPEPDTAGQVALAARSLQLLRAGDD from the coding sequence ATGACGGCTTGGCAGCGACAGGAACAGCCGGAGCACGGCGCGATCGACCCGGCCGTGCCCTGGCCCGGCAACTGGCAGCCGCTCGGCGCCCGGTACCGCACCGACCACAGCGGCGGCCACGGCACCAACTTCGCGCTCTGGGCCCCGGACGCCGAGGCGGTCGAACTCTGCCTGTTCACCGAGGACGGCACCGAGAGCAGGCACCCGCTCACCGAGCGGACCTTCCAGACCTGGCACGGCTACCTGCCCGGGGTCCGCCCGGGCGCCAGGTACGGCTACCGGGTGCACGGCCGCTGGGACCCGTGGACCGGCGCCCGGTGGAATCCGGCCAAACTGCTGCTCGACCCCTACGCCCGTGCGGTGGACGGGAGTTACACCGCGCACGACGCCACCTGCGCCGCCGTCCGGAACTGGCCGGAGCAGGAGGTCGCCGACACCGTCCGGGACAACCGGGACTCCGCCGCGTACGTGCCCAAGGCGGTGGTGGTGCACGACGACGACGACTGGTACGACGACCAGCGCCCGAAGACCCCCTGGGCCGAGACCGTGCTGTACGAGCTGCACGTCCGCGGCTTCACCATGCGCCACCCCGGTGTCCCGGCCGAACTGCGCGGCACCTACGCCGGGTTGGCCCACCCGGCGGCGATCGAGCACCTGGTGAACCTCGGGGTGACGGCGGTCGAGCTGCTGCCGGTGCACCAGTACGCCGACGAGGACCACCTGCAGCAGCGCGGGCTGACCAACCACTGGGGCTACAACACGCTCGCGTTCTTCGCCCCGCACGCCGGGTACTCCGCCTCCGGCAGCCGGGGGCAGCAGGTCGGCGAGTTCAAGCGGATGGTCCGGGCGCTGCACGCGGCCGGGATCGAGGTGATCCTCGACGTGGTCTACAACCACACCGCGGAGAGCGGCATCATGGGCCCCTCGCTCAGCCTGCGCGGCATCGACAACGCCGGCTACTACCGGCTGGACCGCAGCCGCCGGGGCTACGCCGACTACACCGGCTGCGGCAACACCCTGGACACCCGGCAGCCGCACACCATCAAGCTGGTCACCGACTCGCTCAGGTACTGGGTGGCCGAGATGGGCGTGGACGGCTTCCGGTTCGACCTGGCCGCCGCGCTGGCCCGCGGCTCGGACGGGATCGAGATGCACCACCCGTTCCTGGCCGCGGTCTCCCAGGACCCGGTACTGAGCCGGGTGAAGCTGATCGCCGAGCCCTGGGACGTCGGACCAGGCGGCTACCAGGTGGGCGGCTTCCCGCCGCTCTGGGCCGAGTGGAACGACAAGTACCGGGACACCGTGCGGGACTTCTGGCGCGGCGCCCGCCCGGACGTCCGGGAGCTCGGCTACCGGCTGTCCGGCTCCTCCGACCTCTACCAGCGCGGCGGCCGCCGCCCGTACGCCTCGGTCAACTTCGTCACCGCGCACGACGGCTTCACCCTGCGCGACCTGGTCTCGTACAACGCGAAGCACAACGAGGCCAACGGCGAGCAGAACCGGGACGGCACCGACGACAACCGGTCCTGGAACTGCGGGGTGGAGGGCGAGACCGACGACCGGACGGTGACCGAGCTGAGGCAGCGTCAGCTCCGCAACCTGATGGCCACCCTGCTGCTCTCCACCGGGGTGCCGATGCTCACCGCCGGGGACGAGCTGGGGCGCACCCAGCGGGGCAACAACAACGCCTACTGCCAGGACAACGAGACCAGCTGGCTGGACTGGTCGCTGCTGGAGGACCCGGAGTGGCGCCGGCTGTGCGAGCTGACCGGCCGGCTGATCCGGCTGCGCCGCGCGCACCCGGTGCTGCGGCAGCGGGCGTTCTTCTCCGGCCGGGCGGCGGTGCCGGGCGGGCAGAGCGACCTGGCCTGGTTCACCGCCCGGGGCCGGGAGATGACCGAGGCCGACTGGTTCGCCCCGACCGCCGTGCTCGGCATGCTGCTCTCCGGCCGGGCGATGTCGGAGCGCGACCAGCACGGCTGCCCGCTGACCGACGACAGTTTCCTGGTGCTGCTCAACGCGGGCCACCAGCCGGTCGGCTTCACCCTCCCGGGCGAACCCTGGGCCAAGCGGTACGAGACCCTGGTCGACACCGCCCGCGCCCGGCCCGAGCCCGACACCGCAGGCCAGGTCGCCCTGGCCGCCCGGTCCCTGCAGCTCCTGCGGGCCGGCGACGACTGA
- a CDS encoding ImmA/IrrE family metallo-endopeptidase, translating to MSAAQSTELHYDPLAELELMGVPVIRLWLRDTWGAWSPQDQAVVIADGLSPVQERCVLAHEIEHILAGDSSCAGERGLRAERSADQRAARKLIALSDFCAARQWATSEQELAAELNVTTWALRARIADLEGADQWLDTSKIAG from the coding sequence ATGTCCGCAGCGCAGTCGACCGAGCTGCACTACGATCCGCTTGCCGAGCTGGAGCTCATGGGAGTACCCGTGATCCGGCTCTGGCTGCGCGACACCTGGGGGGCCTGGTCGCCCCAAGACCAGGCTGTTGTGATCGCAGACGGGCTCAGCCCCGTTCAGGAGCGCTGCGTCCTGGCCCACGAAATCGAGCACATCCTCGCCGGTGACTCCAGTTGCGCCGGCGAGCGCGGCCTCCGCGCCGAGCGCTCCGCCGACCAACGTGCGGCGCGAAAGCTGATCGCGCTGTCTGACTTCTGCGCAGCTCGGCAGTGGGCGACCAGCGAGCAGGAGCTCGCGGCCGAACTCAACGTCACCACCTGGGCCTTGCGGGCCCGGATCGCAGATCTGGAGGGGGCAGACCAGTGGCTGGATACATCGAAGATCGCTGGCTGA
- a CDS encoding helix-turn-helix domain-containing protein: protein MRARGADIRNKRELAGYSLTRFAREVDVSPAHLSRVERGQRGAQPELLARIAAGLKVAIADITDSPG, encoded by the coding sequence GTGAGAGCGCGAGGTGCAGATATACGGAACAAGCGCGAGCTGGCTGGCTACAGCCTGACCCGATTTGCGCGCGAAGTCGACGTCTCACCAGCGCACTTGTCGCGAGTCGAGCGAGGTCAGCGGGGGGCTCAGCCCGAGTTGTTGGCGCGGATCGCCGCTGGCCTGAAGGTCGCAATCGCCGACATTACCGACTCGCCTGGATGA
- a CDS encoding helix-turn-helix domain-containing protein — protein sequence MMESSSPLSPVLSLEEAAAYIRRTPKALRCLRERRTAPAGFRTGGRVMFRRAELDDWLAKHEAQDSRTNPALDPTRVAPEPRRRRPARQLAA from the coding sequence ATGATGGAAAGCTCCTCGCCCCTTAGCCCGGTATTGAGCCTGGAGGAAGCTGCCGCGTACATCCGCAGGACACCGAAGGCTCTTCGTTGCCTGCGCGAGCGCCGGACCGCTCCGGCCGGATTTCGTACTGGCGGCCGAGTCATGTTCCGGCGCGCGGAACTGGATGACTGGCTGGCCAAGCACGAGGCCCAGGACTCCCGAACGAACCCCGCCCTTGACCCGACCCGCGTGGCGCCTGAGCCGCGCAGAAGGCGGCCAGCGCGGCAGCTTGCCGCCTGA
- a CDS encoding tyrosine-type recombinase/integrase codes for MAGYIEDRWLNKLKDATTGRRERTERWGKGKRYKVSGIPGVRGRSFEVLEDAKTWLAQAQTDARRAEFVDPRRGDMTLSEYVRTQFLPGRTDKLTTYTTMESKVRNHILGLPIGSLSLRRIDAAALRMWKAELLTRVDVATAEVIWTHLSTIFQAAVDDTRLLRNPCRVHASVRPPKTKEKKVRAWSRQIVDAVRTGVQPRYRIAVDLGVGAGLRQGEVLGLAEEDIDFDRMVIHVRRQLRATNSGAFYFCLPKGDKTRTVQLTPNLAARLRDHIAAFPPKVVELPWDNPEAPTTDLEARQRAPIAVPLLLTTTYGNRIYYRTFNDRTWKPALLGAGLIEKIAPADAKEAARQKRLHRSRWTPSRELGFHCLRHTFASVQLEAGESIVTVSQWLGHSTPTITLERYAHFMPGAGARGMAAMDAWFEAPTTPPPLLLSKFSPAGFSLSASTAALQLKAMQGSKADMKVKYKETSRGGLAVNVIEC; via the coding sequence GTGGCTGGATACATCGAAGATCGCTGGCTGAATAAGCTCAAGGACGCCACGACGGGGAGGCGTGAGCGAACGGAGCGCTGGGGGAAGGGGAAGCGATACAAGGTCTCGGGCATCCCTGGTGTACGGGGCCGGAGCTTTGAGGTCCTGGAGGACGCGAAGACGTGGCTGGCTCAGGCTCAAACTGACGCCAGGCGAGCGGAGTTCGTGGACCCGCGCCGTGGTGACATGACGCTCTCGGAGTACGTGCGCACTCAGTTCTTGCCCGGACGTACGGACAAGCTCACCACCTACACGACCATGGAGAGCAAGGTCCGTAACCACATCCTCGGGCTGCCAATCGGCTCGCTCTCACTGCGACGGATCGATGCGGCCGCGCTTCGGATGTGGAAGGCGGAGTTGCTGACCCGGGTGGACGTGGCCACGGCCGAGGTGATCTGGACCCACCTCTCCACCATCTTTCAGGCCGCCGTGGACGACACCCGTCTTCTTCGAAACCCGTGCCGGGTCCACGCCAGCGTGAGGCCCCCGAAGACGAAGGAGAAGAAGGTCCGGGCCTGGTCCCGCCAGATAGTGGATGCCGTCCGGACCGGAGTGCAGCCGCGGTACCGGATCGCTGTCGACCTCGGGGTAGGCGCCGGCCTCCGGCAGGGCGAGGTGCTCGGGCTGGCCGAGGAGGACATCGACTTCGACCGGATGGTCATACACGTGCGACGCCAGTTGCGGGCCACCAACTCCGGCGCCTTCTACTTCTGCCTGCCCAAGGGTGACAAGACCCGCACCGTACAGCTCACGCCCAACCTCGCGGCCCGCCTGCGGGACCACATCGCTGCATTCCCGCCTAAGGTCGTGGAGCTGCCGTGGGATAACCCAGAGGCCCCCACGACGGACCTGGAGGCCCGGCAGCGGGCACCGATCGCGGTTCCCCTCCTGCTGACTACCACCTATGGGAACCGGATCTACTACAGGACCTTCAACGACCGGACGTGGAAGCCTGCGCTTCTCGGCGCCGGACTGATCGAGAAGATCGCTCCGGCGGACGCGAAGGAGGCGGCCCGGCAGAAGCGGCTCCACCGATCGCGCTGGACGCCCTCCCGGGAACTCGGGTTTCACTGCTTGAGGCACACGTTCGCGAGCGTCCAGCTGGAGGCCGGCGAGTCGATCGTGACGGTGTCTCAGTGGCTCGGCCACTCCACTCCGACGATCACCCTGGAGCGGTACGCTCACTTCATGCCCGGCGCTGGTGCCCGTGGAATGGCCGCGATGGACGCTTGGTTCGAGGCCCCGACCACTCCCCCGCCGCTGCTTCTCTCCAAATTCTCTCCAGCGGGGTTCTCGCTGTCGGCCAGCACTGCTGCCCTGCAGCTCAAGGCGATGCAGGGCAGCAAGGCTGACATGAAGGTCAAGTACAAGGAGACCTCGCGCGGCGGCCTCGCGGTCAACGTCATCGAGTGCTGA
- a CDS encoding L,D-transpeptidase, translating into MRSRVAVVVLVGLCLLTGCSSERRGTPSSEAVVAPSPAVSKAVISATPGDGTQEVPAEGPVKVTVAQGKLISVRLADAKGGEVAGRIAADGSWAPDGRLTLATPYTLDAVAEDAAGLKAAQHVAFATLAPEHTFAAFFTPEDGSTVGVGMPVSLRFSRAITDRAAVERAVTVTADPPVPVTAHWFGNRRLDLRPEKYWAAGTKVTLALRLKDVQGAPGDYGTQSKDVHFTVGRSMVSTADLDAHTMTVREDGRVLRTLRISGGSPEFSTYLGAMVISEKYPVTRMNSQTVGLGDEYDIKDVPHAMRLTNSGTFVHGNYWAARSVFGSANTSHGCLGLADEKGGSDSSPAGWFFEHSMVGDVIEVRGRDGDQVPPDNGLNGWNLTWAEWRRGSALGLH; encoded by the coding sequence ATGCGCTCCCGGGTGGCGGTCGTGGTGCTGGTCGGGCTCTGCCTGCTCACCGGCTGCTCCAGTGAACGGCGGGGTACACCCAGCTCCGAGGCGGTGGTCGCGCCGAGCCCGGCCGTCTCCAAGGCGGTGATCAGCGCGACCCCGGGGGACGGCACCCAGGAGGTCCCGGCCGAGGGGCCGGTCAAGGTGACGGTGGCTCAGGGAAAGCTGATCTCGGTCCGGTTGGCCGACGCCAAGGGCGGCGAGGTGGCCGGGCGGATCGCCGCGGACGGCAGCTGGGCCCCGGACGGCCGGCTCACCCTGGCCACCCCGTACACGCTGGACGCGGTGGCCGAGGACGCCGCCGGGCTGAAGGCGGCCCAGCACGTGGCCTTCGCGACGCTGGCGCCCGAGCACACCTTCGCGGCCTTCTTCACCCCGGAGGACGGCTCCACGGTCGGGGTCGGGATGCCGGTCTCGCTCCGGTTCAGCCGGGCGATCACCGACCGGGCCGCGGTCGAGCGGGCCGTCACGGTGACCGCCGACCCGCCGGTGCCGGTGACCGCGCACTGGTTCGGCAACCGGCGGCTGGACCTGCGGCCGGAGAAGTACTGGGCGGCCGGCACCAAGGTCACCCTGGCGCTGCGGCTCAAGGACGTCCAGGGCGCCCCCGGCGACTACGGCACCCAGTCCAAGGACGTGCACTTCACCGTCGGCCGCTCGATGGTCAGCACCGCCGACCTGGACGCGCACACCATGACGGTCCGGGAGGACGGCCGGGTGCTGCGCACGCTGCGGATCTCCGGCGGCAGCCCGGAGTTCTCCACCTACCTGGGGGCGATGGTGATCTCGGAGAAGTACCCGGTCACCCGGATGAACTCGCAGACCGTCGGCCTGGGTGACGAGTACGACATCAAGGACGTCCCGCACGCGATGCGGCTGACCAACTCCGGCACCTTCGTGCACGGCAACTACTGGGCCGCCCGCTCGGTCTTCGGCAGCGCCAACACCAGCCACGGCTGCCTCGGCCTGGCCGACGAGAAGGGCGGCTCGGACTCCTCCCCGGCGGGCTGGTTCTTCGAGCACTCCATGGTCGGGGACGTGATCGAGGTGCGCGGACGGGACGGTGACCAGGTGCCGCCGGATAACGGCCTGAACGGCTGGAACCTGACCTGGGCGGAGTGGCGGCGCGGCAGCGCGCTCGGCCTGCACTGA
- a CDS encoding L,D-transpeptidase, whose product MKPVQAADAAIVRTQGAAERRAKRTRLAGVALAMGGVLLVTAGCSSSGSGSGTDDKGKATAGTGGDTAASASASPSAPKNSAAVLTVTPKDGAEDVNPNDALNVAVTGGKLTAVEVTDKNGKAVAGAITADGLSWKPSAPLTVGMVYKVSAQAKDADGLVSASTSSFTTLTPAKTASVNDNITDNGTYGVGMIVSVSFGKAVKNKEAVLKGITFEDSNHTVVKGHWFGSQRLDFRPETYWKSGTKVTIKYRLKNVEVAPGVYGDVDRDEPFTIGRSQISVADAATHQMTVTRDGATRTIPITAGDDQNPSWNGTMVVSSMEKVTRMNSATVSNIKGSEYDISDVPHAMRLTATGTYVHGNYWGNAFGKYNASHGCVSMADTKGGDDASTAGKYFASSIVGDVVKIQNSKGPTVSGDNGLSGWTMPWSAW is encoded by the coding sequence GTGAAGCCGGTACAGGCGGCCGATGCCGCGATAGTCAGGACTCAGGGCGCGGCCGAGCGCCGTGCCAAGCGCACCCGGCTGGCCGGAGTCGCGCTCGCGATGGGCGGCGTGCTGCTGGTCACCGCCGGCTGCTCGAGCTCCGGCTCCGGCTCCGGCACGGACGACAAGGGCAAGGCCACCGCCGGGACCGGCGGCGACACCGCGGCCTCCGCGAGCGCCAGCCCGTCCGCGCCGAAGAACTCGGCCGCCGTGCTGACGGTGACGCCCAAGGACGGCGCCGAGGACGTCAACCCGAACGACGCCCTGAACGTCGCGGTGACCGGTGGCAAGCTCACCGCCGTCGAGGTGACCGACAAGAACGGCAAGGCGGTGGCCGGTGCGATCACCGCCGACGGCCTGAGCTGGAAGCCCAGCGCGCCGCTCACGGTCGGCATGGTCTACAAGGTGAGCGCCCAGGCCAAGGACGCCGACGGTCTGGTGTCCGCCTCGACCAGCAGCTTCACCACGCTCACCCCGGCGAAGACGGCCTCGGTCAACGACAACATCACCGACAACGGCACGTACGGCGTCGGCATGATCGTCTCGGTCAGCTTCGGCAAGGCGGTGAAGAACAAGGAGGCGGTGCTCAAGGGCATCACCTTCGAGGACAGCAACCACACCGTGGTGAAGGGGCACTGGTTCGGCTCCCAGCGGCTGGACTTCCGGCCGGAGACCTACTGGAAGTCCGGCACCAAGGTCACCATCAAGTACCGCCTGAAGAACGTCGAGGTGGCGCCCGGCGTCTACGGCGACGTGGACCGGGACGAGCCGTTCACCATCGGCCGCTCGCAGATCAGCGTCGCGGACGCGGCCACCCACCAGATGACGGTCACCCGGGACGGTGCGACCAGGACCATCCCGATCACCGCGGGCGACGACCAGAACCCGTCCTGGAACGGCACCATGGTCGTCTCCAGCATGGAGAAGGTGACCCGGATGAACTCGGCCACCGTCTCCAACATCAAGGGCTCCGAGTACGACATCTCGGACGTCCCGCACGCGATGCGGCTGACCGCCACCGGCACCTACGTGCACGGCAACTACTGGGGCAACGCCTTCGGCAAGTACAACGCCAGCCACGGCTGCGTCTCGATGGCGGACACCAAGGGCGGCGACGACGCCTCCACCGCGGGCAAGTACTTCGCCAGCTCGATCGTCGGTGACGTGGTGAAGATCCAGAACTCCAAGGGCCCGACGGTCTCGGGCGACAACGGCCTGAGCGGCTGGACGATGCCGTGGAGCGCCTGGTAG
- a CDS encoding ATP-binding protein: protein MLALETLERLSPQEVERECFGRLCEQVAAEQEVFLPSRPELVGVARRVVLSVLQGWRMHQLLEAGELLTGELMANAVRHTGGRTVGLRLTRRPGWLRVEVRDSSRALPCLIVAEPGNETGYGMLLISTISERWGADLLPRGKGVWFELKVRERVPA from the coding sequence GTGCTCGCCCTGGAGACTCTGGAACGACTCAGCCCGCAGGAGGTCGAGCGCGAGTGCTTCGGCCGGCTCTGTGAGCAGGTGGCGGCGGAGCAGGAGGTCTTCCTGCCGTCCCGGCCCGAACTCGTCGGCGTGGCCCGCCGGGTGGTGCTCTCGGTGCTCCAGGGCTGGCGGATGCACCAGTTACTCGAGGCGGGCGAACTCCTCACCGGCGAGCTGATGGCCAACGCCGTCCGGCACACCGGCGGCCGCACCGTCGGCCTCCGCCTCACCCGCCGCCCCGGCTGGCTCCGGGTCGAGGTCCGGGACTCCTCCCGGGCGCTGCCCTGTCTGATCGTGGCCGAGCCGGGCAACGAGACCGGGTACGGCATGCTGCTGATCAGCACCATCTCGGAGCGCTGGGGCGCGGATCTGCTGCCGCGCGGCAAAGGCGTCTGGTTCGAGCTGAAGGTCCGCGAGCGCGTACCGGCCTGA
- a CDS encoding NADPH-dependent FMN reductase produces MLMTRHVLLLSGSLRAGSSNEAVLRTAAALAPEGVTTTFYEGLAELPHFNPDHDTDPLPAPVAELRAAIAAADALLISAPEYAGTLPGSFKNLLDWTVGGVEISDKPAAWITAAAPGRGTGAAATLASVLGYTGAAVTETACATIPVPPEARGADGVITDPATRDRIADVLTALLAG; encoded by the coding sequence ATGCTGATGACGCGTCATGTGCTGCTGTTGAGCGGAAGCCTGCGGGCCGGTTCCTCGAACGAGGCGGTGCTGCGGACCGCCGCCGCGCTGGCCCCCGAGGGCGTGACCACCACGTTCTACGAAGGACTGGCCGAGCTGCCGCACTTCAACCCGGACCACGACACCGACCCGCTGCCCGCCCCGGTGGCCGAGCTGCGGGCCGCGATAGCGGCGGCCGACGCCCTGCTGATCTCCGCCCCCGAGTACGCGGGCACCCTCCCCGGCTCCTTCAAGAACCTGCTGGACTGGACGGTCGGCGGCGTCGAGATCAGCGACAAGCCCGCCGCCTGGATCACCGCCGCCGCCCCCGGCCGGGGCACCGGCGCGGCCGCCACCCTCGCCTCGGTGCTCGGCTACACCGGCGCGGCCGTCACCGAGACGGCCTGCGCCACCATCCCCGTCCCGCCGGAGGCGCGCGGCGCCGACGGCGTGATCACCGACCCGGCCACCCGGGACCGGATCGCCGACGTGCTGACGGCCCTGCTGGCCGGCTGA
- a CDS encoding DinB family protein has protein sequence MTRTDLPPTLDERTSLATFLDYTRATALAKCEDLAQNDARKAPLPASPLMTLAGLISHLRWVEYYWFDVVFLGGEDEGPWAEEDPDREMRIAVDLPLAELLDDYRTLTDRYRELVAATDLDAVAQRTVRDGQQINLRWIVLHLIEETARHNGHLDLLRELADGKTGA, from the coding sequence ATGACCCGTACCGATCTGCCGCCCACCCTCGACGAGCGCACCTCGCTCGCCACCTTCCTCGACTACACCCGCGCCACCGCGCTGGCCAAGTGCGAGGACCTCGCTCAGAACGACGCCCGAAAGGCCCCGCTGCCCGCCTCCCCGCTGATGACCCTGGCCGGGCTGATCAGCCACCTGCGCTGGGTCGAGTACTACTGGTTCGACGTGGTCTTCCTCGGCGGGGAGGACGAGGGCCCATGGGCCGAGGAGGACCCCGACCGCGAGATGCGGATCGCCGTGGACCTGCCGCTGGCCGAACTCCTCGACGACTACCGGACCTTGACCGACCGCTACCGCGAACTGGTCGCGGCCACCGACCTGGACGCCGTCGCGCAGCGCACCGTCCGGGACGGGCAGCAGATCAACCTGCGCTGGATCGTCCTGCACCTGATCGAGGAGACCGCCCGGCACAACGGCCACCTCGACCTGCTGCGCGAACTCGCGGACGGCAAGACCGGGGCGTAA